The Streptomyces sp. BHT-5-2 genomic interval GTGTCGGCGTCGCGCTCGCGGGCACTCTCGCGATGGCGCCGGCCTCGGCCGCGGTGACACCGGACACCGCGACCCTCTCGTTCGACTGCGGGAGCTATGGCTCCGGAACGGCCACGCTCACCGCCACCCAGAGCGGAACGCAAGCGACCATCAACCTCTCCACGTCGGCGATCACTTCGCCCATCGACATCGGGGCGAACTCGGTCTCGTCCCAGCTCACACTGACCAAGAACGGCTCGGATACGACGGTCTTCAGCGGTAGTTCCAACCCGGCGATCCCGGCCGGTGGCGCGGTCTCCACCGGACCACTCACCGGCACCGTCGCCACGGGCGACCAGCTGTCCGCCTCCTCGCTCCAGGTGGTGGTGCTGGGCATCACCGCGACCTGCAACGCCACTTCGCCGCAGTCCCCGGGCCCCTTCGTCTTCTGATTCCGACGACAGGCGCCCGACGAGGGGTCGGCGGACGGCCGCCGCCGGCCCCTCTCGACGCGGCCCCGCGTGTCGGCTGCCTGTGGGCCGTATATAGGCTCACGGCCGTAGCGAGACCGACGGGGAGAACAGAAGAGTGGAGAAGCTGCGGCAGGACGATCCACCGCGGATCGGGGATTTTGTGACGTTGGCGCGCCTGGACGCCGACGGCAGCCGGGGCGTTCCCGAACGCCGCTATCTGGCGCGCAGCGCCGACGGCGGGCACACCGTCGTGGCGTGTCTGCCGCCGCCCGGTGGCGACCCGGCGCGGTGGGCCGCCGAGGCGCAGCAGGCGGCCCGGCTGACGCAGCCCGGGTTCTGGCCGGTCGCCCAGCTCGGGGGAACGGCGGCCTTCCCCTGGTCCGCCACGCCCTACCGGCCCGCGCTGCCGCTGCCGGCCGTGCTCGCCGCATACGGCGGACCGCTGCCGGAGGCGTTGGTCCGTACGCTCGGCGGTGCGCTGGCCGAGGCGCTGGCCTCGGCGCATGTGCTGGGCATCGTGCACGGCGGAGTGTGTCCGGCGGGTGTACTGCTGACCGCCTGTGGGCCGTTGTTGGGGTGTTTCGGCGCAACCCGTGCGCACCCGCTGACCGAGACGTCCGAGACAACCGAGACAACCGAGACGTCCGAGACAACCGCGACGTCCGCCACACCGGCAGTCGGCCTGGAGACCGGTTGCCTGGCTCCGGAGCTGGCGGCGGGCGGGTCCGCGGACCGGGCCGGCGACGTCTACGCCCTGGGCGCCGTGCTGGCCTACGCGGCGACCGGTCACACCGTGCCGGAACGCGCCGAGGTCCCCGTCGGCCTGCGCGACATCGTCACCGCATGCCGCTCGCGCGACCCCCGGGGCCGGCCCGAACCGGCAAGGGTACTGGCGGAGTTGCTGCCCGGCGCGGCGTACGGCGGGCTGGCCGGCGCCACCGAGCCGATCTCGTTGCCCGGCCGCGTCGTCGAGGCGTTGTCCCGTCAGTCGGCGGAGGTGCTCGCCGCCGCACTCCCCACCCACGAGCGCTGAGGCCATGATCTCCCCACTTCTGCACGACGATCCGCACACCGTCGGCCCGTTCCGGATCCTGGCGCGCCTCGGCGGAGGCGGCATGGGCACCGTCTACCTGGCGCGTTCGGCGGCCGGCCGCACGGTGGCGGTGAAGACGCTGCACACCCGCCTCGCCGGGGACGCCACGCTGCGGACCCGTTTCCGGCTGGAGGCGGACGCGGCCCGCGTCATCGGCTCCGAGCACGGCGCGGCGGTCGTCGACGCCGACCCCCAGGCACCGACCCCGTGGCTGGCGACCGAGTATGTCCTCGGCCCGCCGCTGGACATGGCCGTCGAGACGGGCGGGCCGCTGCCGGAGCCGGCCGTGCGCGCCCTCGGCGCGTCGCTCGCCGCCGGACTGGAGCAGCTCCACCGGTCCGAGGTGGTGCACCGCGACCTGAAGCCGTCCAACGTCCTGATGACGGCCCGGGGCCCGCGGATCATCGACTTCGGCATCGCCCGGGCCTTCGGCGACGAGCACCTCACGAACGTGGGCAGCGCCGTGGGCACACCCGCGTTCATGTCGCCGGAGCAGGCCGCGGGCCTGGAACACGCGGCGGCCGGCGATGTGTTCGCGCTGGCCGGCGTGCTGGTCTTCGCCGCCACCGGCGTCGGCCCGTTCGGCGGCGGCGCCCCCACCGACCTGCTGTACCGCGTACGGTTCGGCGAACCGGAGCTGGGCCGGGTCCCCGTGGCGCTGCGCCCCCTGCTCACCCGCTGTCTGGCCAAGGACCCCGCGCAGCGCCCGTCCACCACCGAGCTGCGGACCGCACTGGGCGGCGCCGGACACGCCCCGGCGGACCGCGGCGGTTTCGCGGAGCTGCTGCCCGACGCGGTGCTGCGGGAGATATCCCGGCGCAGCGACGAGGTGTGGCACGAGCCGCCGCACCGTCTGCCGCCGCCCGCGCCCGCCGAGCCGCCGCGCACCGAACCGGCCGCCGCACCGGGCGTCTCCAGGCGGCGGCTGCTGACGGTGGCCGGGGGCGCCCTCCTGGGCGGCGGGCTCCTCGGCGGCGGGGGCTGGGCGCTGTTCGCGGGCTCCGACGACGGCGGGGGCGGCACCACGAAGAAGGACGCCGTCGACCGGCCGAAGCCGCCGACGGCGCTGTGGTCCACGCCCCTGTGGTGCCCGTCCACCGGCGGCGAGGTGATGCGGGTCGGCCGCAACCTGGCCATGCGCGCGGGCATCGTACTGTGCGGCATCAACGCCGAATCGGGCAGCTCGACCTGGCAGGCGAGCATCGAGGAGACCTGGCGGTCGGCGAGCGACGGCACGCGGATGTACGCCCTGCGGGGCTACCAGGACGCGGTGTCGCTGGCGGTGTGCGAGGTCGCCCAGACCGACG includes:
- a CDS encoding protein kinase domain-containing protein — translated: MISPLLHDDPHTVGPFRILARLGGGGMGTVYLARSAAGRTVAVKTLHTRLAGDATLRTRFRLEADAARVIGSEHGAAVVDADPQAPTPWLATEYVLGPPLDMAVETGGPLPEPAVRALGASLAAGLEQLHRSEVVHRDLKPSNVLMTARGPRIIDFGIARAFGDEHLTNVGSAVGTPAFMSPEQAAGLEHAAAGDVFALAGVLVFAATGVGPFGGGAPTDLLYRVRFGEPELGRVPVALRPLLTRCLAKDPAQRPSTTELRTALGGAGHAPADRGGFAELLPDAVLREISRRSDEVWHEPPHRLPPPAPAEPPRTEPAAAPGVSRRRLLTVAGGALLGGGLLGGGGWALFAGSDDGGGGTTKKDAVDRPKPPTALWSTPLWCPSTGGEVMRVGRNLAMRAGIVLCGINAESGSSTWQASIEETWRSASDGTRMYALRGYQDAVSLAVCEVAQTDGSLGKPLVELSAFAGKEKLNQLLCVVDGVAYLVAKAASGGHWYLVAADLGTAKERWRSPVEGPQTEGAPPALCGAVSGARVVLCGSPAEGSKFIRLSVHDKADGHQLWDLSETFAGTPPSRLVLDDHNVYLGSDGLTARQLSDGKLAWVFGMQRDVGDSAGEERKYGTPIVQDGVVYCTEADRGLIAVDALSGTLNWQEKGLSGRKSLRDVAPAVGKRYAYCADDKGVRAVDLQARKAVWTYEATPLVLTGDATAGRLYVRQEKRSLALPLA
- a CDS encoding serine/threonine protein kinase, with translation MEKLRQDDPPRIGDFVTLARLDADGSRGVPERRYLARSADGGHTVVACLPPPGGDPARWAAEAQQAARLTQPGFWPVAQLGGTAAFPWSATPYRPALPLPAVLAAYGGPLPEALVRTLGGALAEALASAHVLGIVHGGVCPAGVLLTACGPLLGCFGATRAHPLTETSETTETTETSETTATSATPAVGLETGCLAPELAAGGSADRAGDVYALGAVLAYAATGHTVPERAEVPVGLRDIVTACRSRDPRGRPEPARVLAELLPGAAYGGLAGATEPISLPGRVVEALSRQSAEVLAAALPTHER